One Natator depressus isolate rNatDep1 chromosome 13, rNatDep2.hap1, whole genome shotgun sequence genomic region harbors:
- the SUPT16H gene encoding FACT complex subunit SPT16 isoform X2, producing MALSLDREAYYRRVKRLYGNWQKGEDDYANVDAIVVSVGVDEEIVYAKSTALQTWLFGYELTDTIMVFCVDKILFMASKKKVEFLKQIANSKGSENANGVPAITLLVREKNESNKGNFEKMIEALKGSKNGKRIGVFSKDKFPGEFMKNWNDCLSKEGFEKVDISAVVAYTIAVKEDGELNLMRKAAAITSEVFNKFFKERVMEIVDADEKVRHSKLAESVEKAIEEKKYLSGADPSTVEMCYPPIIQSGGNYNLKFSVVSDKNHMHFGAITCAMGIRYKSYCSNLVRTLMVDPPQEVQDNYTFLLQLQEELLKELRHGVKLCEVYAAVMDVVKKQKPELLNKITKNLGFAMGIEFREGSLVINSKNQHRLKKGMVFSINVGFSDLTNKEGKKPEERTYALFVGDTVLVDENEDEEEEEEEKDEAEDLLGRSSRAAALLTERTRNELTAEEKRRAHQKELAMQLNEEAKRRLTEQKGEQQIQKARKSNISYKNPSLMPKEPHIREMKIYIDKKYETVIMPVFGIATPFHIATIKNISMSVEGDYTYLRINFYCPGSALGRNEGNIFPNPEATFVKEITYRASNMKTPGEQTVPALNLQNAFRIIKEVQKRYKTREAEEKEKEGIVKQDSLIINLNRSNPKLKDLYIRPNIAQKRMQGSLEAHVNGFRFTSVRGDKVDILYNNIKHALFQPCDGEMIIVLHFHLKNAIMFGKKRHTDVQFYTEVGEITTDLGKHQHMHDRDDLYAEQMEREMRHKLKTAFKNFIEKVEALTKEELEFEVPFRDLGFNGAPYRSTCLLQPTSSALVNCTEWPPFVVTLDEVELIHFERVQFHLKNFDMVIVYKDYSKKVTMINAIPVASLDPIKEWLNSCDLKYTEGVQSLNWTKIMKTIVDDPEGFFEQGGWSFLEPEGEGSDAEVGESESEIEDETFNPSEDEYEEEEEDSDEDYSSEAEESDYSKESMGSEEESGKDWDELEEEARKADRESRYEEEEEQSRSLSRKRKGPAHSSSRRSSHSRSPGRSSGPPKKKRK from the exons ATGGCGCTGAGCCTGGACCGCGAGGCCTATTACCGCCGCGTCAAGCGTCTCTATGGCAACTGGCAG AAGGGAGAGGATGACTATGCCAATGTCGACGCCATCGTGGTCTCGGTGGGGGTGGACGAGGAGATTGTCTATGCCAAGTCCACTGCACTGCAG ACGTGGCTCTTTGGCTACGAGCTCACCGACACCATCATGGTTTTCTGCGTGGACAAGATCCTGTTCATGGCCAGCAAGAAGAAGGTGGAGTTCCTGAAGCAGATCGCCAACAGCAAGGGCAGCGAGAACGCCAATGGCGTGCCGGCCATCACGCTGCTCGTGCGGGAGAAG AACGAGAGCAACAAGGGGAACTTTGAGAAGATGATCGAGGCACTGAAGGGCAGCAAGAACGGGAAGCGCATCGGGGTCTTCAGCAAGGACAAGTTCCCCGGGGAGTTCATGAAGAACTGGAATGATTGCCTCAGCAAGGAGGGCTTCGAGAAG GTAGATATCAGCGCGGTTGTGGCCTACACTATCGCAGTGAAGGAGGATGGGGAACTGAACCTGATGCGCAAAGCGGCCGCCATCACCTCTGAGGTCTTTAACAAATTCTTCAAGGAGCGGGTCATGGAGATTGTCGACGCTGACGAG AAAGTGCGGCATAGCAAGCTGGCAGAGTCGGTGGAGAAGGCCATCGAGGAGAAAAAGTACCTGTCAGGGGCTGACCCCTCCACAGTGGAGATGTGCTATCCCCCCATCATCCAGAGCGGCGGCAACTACAACCTCAAGTTCAGTGTCGTCAG CGACAAGAACCACATGCACTTTGGGGCCATCACCTGCGCCATGGGCATCCGCTACAAATCCTATTGCTCCAACCTGGTGCGCACGCTCATGGTGGACCCGCCCCAGGAGGTGCAGGACAACTACACCTTTCTGCTGCAGTTGCAGGAGGAGCTGCTCAAGGAGCTGCGGCATG GCGTGAAGCTGTGCGAGGTCTACGCTGCCGTCATGGATGTGGTGAAGAAGCAGAAACCGGAGCTGCTGAACAAGATCACCAAGAACCTGGG ATTTGCCATGGGCATCGAGTTCAGAGAGGGCTCCCTCGTCATCAACAGCAAGAACCAGCACCGGCTCAAGAAAG GGATGGTATTCAGCATCAACGTGGGCTTCTCTGACCTGACTAACAAGGAAGGGAAGAAACCAGAGGAGCGAACATACGCACTGTTCGTTGGGGACACCGTGCTGGTGGATGAG AAtgaagatgaggaggaagaagaggaggagaaagacgaGGCTGAAGACCTGCTGGGGCGCAGCTCCcgagcagcagcactgctgacggAGCGGACGCGG AATGAGCTGACGGCGGAGGAGAAGCGTCGAGCCCACCAGAAGGAGCTGGCCATGCAGCTCAACGAGGAGGCCAAGCGGCGGCTGACGGAGCAGAAGGGCGAGCAGCAGATCCAGAA ggcccGCAAATCGAACATCTCCTACAAGAACCCATCGTTGATGCCCAAGGAGCCGCACATCCGGGAGATGAAGATCTACATTGACAAGAAATACGAGACTGTCATCATGCCAGTCTTTGGCATCGCCACGCCCTTCCACATCGCCACCATCAAG AACATCAGCATGTCAGTGGAGGGTGACTACACCTACTTGCGGATCAACTTCTACTGCCCAGGCAGTGCCCTGGGGCGCAACGAGGGCAACATCTTCCCCAACCCCGAGGCCACCTTCGTCAAGGAAAT CACGTATCGTGCCTCCAACATGAAAACGCCGGGTGAGCAGACTGTGCCAGCCCTCAACCTGCAGAACGCCTTCCGCATCATCAAGGAGGTGCAGAAACGCTACAAGACccgggaggcagaggagaaggagaaggag GGCATTGTCAAGCAAGACTCGCTCATCATTAACCTGAACCGGAGCAACCCCAAGCTAAAGGACCTGTACATCCGGCCCAACATCGCCCAGAAGAGGATGCAAGGCTCACTGGAGGCCCACGTCAATG GTTTCCGCTTCACCTCTGTGCGGGGAGACAAGGTCGACATTCTGTACAACAACATCAAACACGCGCTGTTCCAGCCCTGTGACGGGGAGATGATCATCGTGCTGCACTTCCACCTCAAG AATGCTATCATGTTTGGGAAGAAGCGGCACACGGATGTGCAGTTCTACACCGAGGTGGGCGAGATCACCACAGACCTGGGCAAGCACCAGCACATGCATGACCGCGACGACCTCTACGCTGAGCAG ATGGAGCGCGAAATGAGGCACAAGCTGAAAACGGCCTTTAAGAATTTCATCGAGAAGGTGGAGGCTCTGACCAAGGAGGAGCTGGAGTTCGAGGTGCCCTTTCGGGACCTGGG GTTCAATGGCGCCCCCTACAGAAGCACCTGCCTGCTCCAGCCAACCAGCAGTGCCCTGGTGAATTGCACTGAGTGG cctccattCGTGGTGACATTGGACGAGGTGGAGCTCATTCACTTTGAGCGAGTCCAGTTCCACCTGAAGAACTTTGACATGGTCATTGTCTACAAGGACTACAGCAAGAAAGTGACCATGATCAATGCCATCCCCGTGGCCTCCCTCGACCCCATCAAGGAGTGGCTCAA CTCTTGTGATCTGAAGTACACGGAGGGGGTGCAGTCCCTCAACTGGACCAAAATCATGAAGACGATTGTGGATGACCCTGAGGGCTTCTTCGAGCAGGGGGGTTGGTCATTCCTGGAGCCCGAAGGAGAG GGCAGTGATGCCGAGGTTGGGGAGTCAGAGTCGGAGATTGAGGATGAGACATTTAACCCCTCGGAGGATGagtatgaggaggaggaagaggacagtGATGAAGATTACTCCTCTGAGGCTGAGGAATCAG ATTACTCCAAGGAATCCATGGGCAGCGAGGAGGAGAGTGGGAAGGACTGGGACGAGCTGGAAGAGGAGGCCAGGAAAG CGGACCGGGAGAGCCGGtacgaggaagaggaggagcaaagcCGCAGCCTCAGCAGGAAGAGGAAGGGCCCAGCCCACAGTTCCAGCCGCCGCAGTTCCCACAGCCGCAGCCCAGGCCGCAGCTCGGGGCCCCCCAAGAAGAAGAGGAAGTAG
- the SUPT16H gene encoding FACT complex subunit SPT16 isoform X1, whose amino-acid sequence MALSLDREAYYRRVKRLYGNWQKGEDDYANVDAIVVSVGVDEEIVYAKSTALQTWLFGYELTDTIMVFCVDKILFMASKKKVEFLKQIANSKGSENANGVPAITLLVREKNESNKGNFEKMIEALKGSKNGKRIGVFSKDKFPGEFMKNWNDCLSKEGFEKVDISAVVAYTIAVKEDGELNLMRKAAAITSEVFNKFFKERVMEIVDADEKVRHSKLAESVEKAIEEKKYLSGADPSTVEMCYPPIIQSGGNYNLKFSVVSDKNHMHFGAITCAMGIRYKSYCSNLVRTLMVDPPQEVQDNYTFLLQLQEELLKELRHGVKLCEVYAAVMDVVKKQKPELLNKITKNLGFAMGIEFREGSLVINSKNQHRLKKGMVFSINVGFSDLTNKEGKKPEERTYALFVGDTVLVDEDGPATILTSVKKKVKNVGIFLKNEDEEEEEEEKDEAEDLLGRSSRAAALLTERTRNELTAEEKRRAHQKELAMQLNEEAKRRLTEQKGEQQIQKARKSNISYKNPSLMPKEPHIREMKIYIDKKYETVIMPVFGIATPFHIATIKNISMSVEGDYTYLRINFYCPGSALGRNEGNIFPNPEATFVKEITYRASNMKTPGEQTVPALNLQNAFRIIKEVQKRYKTREAEEKEKEGIVKQDSLIINLNRSNPKLKDLYIRPNIAQKRMQGSLEAHVNGFRFTSVRGDKVDILYNNIKHALFQPCDGEMIIVLHFHLKNAIMFGKKRHTDVQFYTEVGEITTDLGKHQHMHDRDDLYAEQMEREMRHKLKTAFKNFIEKVEALTKEELEFEVPFRDLGFNGAPYRSTCLLQPTSSALVNCTEWPPFVVTLDEVELIHFERVQFHLKNFDMVIVYKDYSKKVTMINAIPVASLDPIKEWLNSCDLKYTEGVQSLNWTKIMKTIVDDPEGFFEQGGWSFLEPEGEGSDAEVGESESEIEDETFNPSEDEYEEEEEDSDEDYSSEAEESDYSKESMGSEEESGKDWDELEEEARKADRESRYEEEEEQSRSLSRKRKGPAHSSSRRSSHSRSPGRSSGPPKKKRK is encoded by the exons ATGGCGCTGAGCCTGGACCGCGAGGCCTATTACCGCCGCGTCAAGCGTCTCTATGGCAACTGGCAG AAGGGAGAGGATGACTATGCCAATGTCGACGCCATCGTGGTCTCGGTGGGGGTGGACGAGGAGATTGTCTATGCCAAGTCCACTGCACTGCAG ACGTGGCTCTTTGGCTACGAGCTCACCGACACCATCATGGTTTTCTGCGTGGACAAGATCCTGTTCATGGCCAGCAAGAAGAAGGTGGAGTTCCTGAAGCAGATCGCCAACAGCAAGGGCAGCGAGAACGCCAATGGCGTGCCGGCCATCACGCTGCTCGTGCGGGAGAAG AACGAGAGCAACAAGGGGAACTTTGAGAAGATGATCGAGGCACTGAAGGGCAGCAAGAACGGGAAGCGCATCGGGGTCTTCAGCAAGGACAAGTTCCCCGGGGAGTTCATGAAGAACTGGAATGATTGCCTCAGCAAGGAGGGCTTCGAGAAG GTAGATATCAGCGCGGTTGTGGCCTACACTATCGCAGTGAAGGAGGATGGGGAACTGAACCTGATGCGCAAAGCGGCCGCCATCACCTCTGAGGTCTTTAACAAATTCTTCAAGGAGCGGGTCATGGAGATTGTCGACGCTGACGAG AAAGTGCGGCATAGCAAGCTGGCAGAGTCGGTGGAGAAGGCCATCGAGGAGAAAAAGTACCTGTCAGGGGCTGACCCCTCCACAGTGGAGATGTGCTATCCCCCCATCATCCAGAGCGGCGGCAACTACAACCTCAAGTTCAGTGTCGTCAG CGACAAGAACCACATGCACTTTGGGGCCATCACCTGCGCCATGGGCATCCGCTACAAATCCTATTGCTCCAACCTGGTGCGCACGCTCATGGTGGACCCGCCCCAGGAGGTGCAGGACAACTACACCTTTCTGCTGCAGTTGCAGGAGGAGCTGCTCAAGGAGCTGCGGCATG GCGTGAAGCTGTGCGAGGTCTACGCTGCCGTCATGGATGTGGTGAAGAAGCAGAAACCGGAGCTGCTGAACAAGATCACCAAGAACCTGGG ATTTGCCATGGGCATCGAGTTCAGAGAGGGCTCCCTCGTCATCAACAGCAAGAACCAGCACCGGCTCAAGAAAG GGATGGTATTCAGCATCAACGTGGGCTTCTCTGACCTGACTAACAAGGAAGGGAAGAAACCAGAGGAGCGAACATACGCACTGTTCGTTGGGGACACCGTGCTGGTGGATGAG GACGGCCCGGCCACCATTCTCACCTCTGTTAAGAAAAAGGTCAAAAACGTTGGCATCTTCCTCAAG AAtgaagatgaggaggaagaagaggaggagaaagacgaGGCTGAAGACCTGCTGGGGCGCAGCTCCcgagcagcagcactgctgacggAGCGGACGCGG AATGAGCTGACGGCGGAGGAGAAGCGTCGAGCCCACCAGAAGGAGCTGGCCATGCAGCTCAACGAGGAGGCCAAGCGGCGGCTGACGGAGCAGAAGGGCGAGCAGCAGATCCAGAA ggcccGCAAATCGAACATCTCCTACAAGAACCCATCGTTGATGCCCAAGGAGCCGCACATCCGGGAGATGAAGATCTACATTGACAAGAAATACGAGACTGTCATCATGCCAGTCTTTGGCATCGCCACGCCCTTCCACATCGCCACCATCAAG AACATCAGCATGTCAGTGGAGGGTGACTACACCTACTTGCGGATCAACTTCTACTGCCCAGGCAGTGCCCTGGGGCGCAACGAGGGCAACATCTTCCCCAACCCCGAGGCCACCTTCGTCAAGGAAAT CACGTATCGTGCCTCCAACATGAAAACGCCGGGTGAGCAGACTGTGCCAGCCCTCAACCTGCAGAACGCCTTCCGCATCATCAAGGAGGTGCAGAAACGCTACAAGACccgggaggcagaggagaaggagaaggag GGCATTGTCAAGCAAGACTCGCTCATCATTAACCTGAACCGGAGCAACCCCAAGCTAAAGGACCTGTACATCCGGCCCAACATCGCCCAGAAGAGGATGCAAGGCTCACTGGAGGCCCACGTCAATG GTTTCCGCTTCACCTCTGTGCGGGGAGACAAGGTCGACATTCTGTACAACAACATCAAACACGCGCTGTTCCAGCCCTGTGACGGGGAGATGATCATCGTGCTGCACTTCCACCTCAAG AATGCTATCATGTTTGGGAAGAAGCGGCACACGGATGTGCAGTTCTACACCGAGGTGGGCGAGATCACCACAGACCTGGGCAAGCACCAGCACATGCATGACCGCGACGACCTCTACGCTGAGCAG ATGGAGCGCGAAATGAGGCACAAGCTGAAAACGGCCTTTAAGAATTTCATCGAGAAGGTGGAGGCTCTGACCAAGGAGGAGCTGGAGTTCGAGGTGCCCTTTCGGGACCTGGG GTTCAATGGCGCCCCCTACAGAAGCACCTGCCTGCTCCAGCCAACCAGCAGTGCCCTGGTGAATTGCACTGAGTGG cctccattCGTGGTGACATTGGACGAGGTGGAGCTCATTCACTTTGAGCGAGTCCAGTTCCACCTGAAGAACTTTGACATGGTCATTGTCTACAAGGACTACAGCAAGAAAGTGACCATGATCAATGCCATCCCCGTGGCCTCCCTCGACCCCATCAAGGAGTGGCTCAA CTCTTGTGATCTGAAGTACACGGAGGGGGTGCAGTCCCTCAACTGGACCAAAATCATGAAGACGATTGTGGATGACCCTGAGGGCTTCTTCGAGCAGGGGGGTTGGTCATTCCTGGAGCCCGAAGGAGAG GGCAGTGATGCCGAGGTTGGGGAGTCAGAGTCGGAGATTGAGGATGAGACATTTAACCCCTCGGAGGATGagtatgaggaggaggaagaggacagtGATGAAGATTACTCCTCTGAGGCTGAGGAATCAG ATTACTCCAAGGAATCCATGGGCAGCGAGGAGGAGAGTGGGAAGGACTGGGACGAGCTGGAAGAGGAGGCCAGGAAAG CGGACCGGGAGAGCCGGtacgaggaagaggaggagcaaagcCGCAGCCTCAGCAGGAAGAGGAAGGGCCCAGCCCACAGTTCCAGCCGCCGCAGTTCCCACAGCCGCAGCCCAGGCCGCAGCTCGGGGCCCCCCAAGAAGAAGAGGAAGTAG
- the SUPT16H gene encoding FACT complex subunit SPT16 isoform X3 has product MVFCVDKILFMASKKKVEFLKQIANSKGSENANGVPAITLLVREKNESNKGNFEKMIEALKGSKNGKRIGVFSKDKFPGEFMKNWNDCLSKEGFEKVDISAVVAYTIAVKEDGELNLMRKAAAITSEVFNKFFKERVMEIVDADEKVRHSKLAESVEKAIEEKKYLSGADPSTVEMCYPPIIQSGGNYNLKFSVVSDKNHMHFGAITCAMGIRYKSYCSNLVRTLMVDPPQEVQDNYTFLLQLQEELLKELRHGVKLCEVYAAVMDVVKKQKPELLNKITKNLGFAMGIEFREGSLVINSKNQHRLKKGMVFSINVGFSDLTNKEGKKPEERTYALFVGDTVLVDEDGPATILTSVKKKVKNVGIFLKNEDEEEEEEEKDEAEDLLGRSSRAAALLTERTRNELTAEEKRRAHQKELAMQLNEEAKRRLTEQKGEQQIQKARKSNISYKNPSLMPKEPHIREMKIYIDKKYETVIMPVFGIATPFHIATIKNISMSVEGDYTYLRINFYCPGSALGRNEGNIFPNPEATFVKEITYRASNMKTPGEQTVPALNLQNAFRIIKEVQKRYKTREAEEKEKEGIVKQDSLIINLNRSNPKLKDLYIRPNIAQKRMQGSLEAHVNGFRFTSVRGDKVDILYNNIKHALFQPCDGEMIIVLHFHLKNAIMFGKKRHTDVQFYTEVGEITTDLGKHQHMHDRDDLYAEQMEREMRHKLKTAFKNFIEKVEALTKEELEFEVPFRDLGFNGAPYRSTCLLQPTSSALVNCTEWPPFVVTLDEVELIHFERVQFHLKNFDMVIVYKDYSKKVTMINAIPVASLDPIKEWLNSCDLKYTEGVQSLNWTKIMKTIVDDPEGFFEQGGWSFLEPEGEGSDAEVGESESEIEDETFNPSEDEYEEEEEDSDEDYSSEAEESDYSKESMGSEEESGKDWDELEEEARKADRESRYEEEEEQSRSLSRKRKGPAHSSSRRSSHSRSPGRSSGPPKKKRK; this is encoded by the exons ATGGTTTTCTGCGTGGACAAGATCCTGTTCATGGCCAGCAAGAAGAAGGTGGAGTTCCTGAAGCAGATCGCCAACAGCAAGGGCAGCGAGAACGCCAATGGCGTGCCGGCCATCACGCTGCTCGTGCGGGAGAAG AACGAGAGCAACAAGGGGAACTTTGAGAAGATGATCGAGGCACTGAAGGGCAGCAAGAACGGGAAGCGCATCGGGGTCTTCAGCAAGGACAAGTTCCCCGGGGAGTTCATGAAGAACTGGAATGATTGCCTCAGCAAGGAGGGCTTCGAGAAG GTAGATATCAGCGCGGTTGTGGCCTACACTATCGCAGTGAAGGAGGATGGGGAACTGAACCTGATGCGCAAAGCGGCCGCCATCACCTCTGAGGTCTTTAACAAATTCTTCAAGGAGCGGGTCATGGAGATTGTCGACGCTGACGAG AAAGTGCGGCATAGCAAGCTGGCAGAGTCGGTGGAGAAGGCCATCGAGGAGAAAAAGTACCTGTCAGGGGCTGACCCCTCCACAGTGGAGATGTGCTATCCCCCCATCATCCAGAGCGGCGGCAACTACAACCTCAAGTTCAGTGTCGTCAG CGACAAGAACCACATGCACTTTGGGGCCATCACCTGCGCCATGGGCATCCGCTACAAATCCTATTGCTCCAACCTGGTGCGCACGCTCATGGTGGACCCGCCCCAGGAGGTGCAGGACAACTACACCTTTCTGCTGCAGTTGCAGGAGGAGCTGCTCAAGGAGCTGCGGCATG GCGTGAAGCTGTGCGAGGTCTACGCTGCCGTCATGGATGTGGTGAAGAAGCAGAAACCGGAGCTGCTGAACAAGATCACCAAGAACCTGGG ATTTGCCATGGGCATCGAGTTCAGAGAGGGCTCCCTCGTCATCAACAGCAAGAACCAGCACCGGCTCAAGAAAG GGATGGTATTCAGCATCAACGTGGGCTTCTCTGACCTGACTAACAAGGAAGGGAAGAAACCAGAGGAGCGAACATACGCACTGTTCGTTGGGGACACCGTGCTGGTGGATGAG GACGGCCCGGCCACCATTCTCACCTCTGTTAAGAAAAAGGTCAAAAACGTTGGCATCTTCCTCAAG AAtgaagatgaggaggaagaagaggaggagaaagacgaGGCTGAAGACCTGCTGGGGCGCAGCTCCcgagcagcagcactgctgacggAGCGGACGCGG AATGAGCTGACGGCGGAGGAGAAGCGTCGAGCCCACCAGAAGGAGCTGGCCATGCAGCTCAACGAGGAGGCCAAGCGGCGGCTGACGGAGCAGAAGGGCGAGCAGCAGATCCAGAA ggcccGCAAATCGAACATCTCCTACAAGAACCCATCGTTGATGCCCAAGGAGCCGCACATCCGGGAGATGAAGATCTACATTGACAAGAAATACGAGACTGTCATCATGCCAGTCTTTGGCATCGCCACGCCCTTCCACATCGCCACCATCAAG AACATCAGCATGTCAGTGGAGGGTGACTACACCTACTTGCGGATCAACTTCTACTGCCCAGGCAGTGCCCTGGGGCGCAACGAGGGCAACATCTTCCCCAACCCCGAGGCCACCTTCGTCAAGGAAAT CACGTATCGTGCCTCCAACATGAAAACGCCGGGTGAGCAGACTGTGCCAGCCCTCAACCTGCAGAACGCCTTCCGCATCATCAAGGAGGTGCAGAAACGCTACAAGACccgggaggcagaggagaaggagaaggag GGCATTGTCAAGCAAGACTCGCTCATCATTAACCTGAACCGGAGCAACCCCAAGCTAAAGGACCTGTACATCCGGCCCAACATCGCCCAGAAGAGGATGCAAGGCTCACTGGAGGCCCACGTCAATG GTTTCCGCTTCACCTCTGTGCGGGGAGACAAGGTCGACATTCTGTACAACAACATCAAACACGCGCTGTTCCAGCCCTGTGACGGGGAGATGATCATCGTGCTGCACTTCCACCTCAAG AATGCTATCATGTTTGGGAAGAAGCGGCACACGGATGTGCAGTTCTACACCGAGGTGGGCGAGATCACCACAGACCTGGGCAAGCACCAGCACATGCATGACCGCGACGACCTCTACGCTGAGCAG ATGGAGCGCGAAATGAGGCACAAGCTGAAAACGGCCTTTAAGAATTTCATCGAGAAGGTGGAGGCTCTGACCAAGGAGGAGCTGGAGTTCGAGGTGCCCTTTCGGGACCTGGG GTTCAATGGCGCCCCCTACAGAAGCACCTGCCTGCTCCAGCCAACCAGCAGTGCCCTGGTGAATTGCACTGAGTGG cctccattCGTGGTGACATTGGACGAGGTGGAGCTCATTCACTTTGAGCGAGTCCAGTTCCACCTGAAGAACTTTGACATGGTCATTGTCTACAAGGACTACAGCAAGAAAGTGACCATGATCAATGCCATCCCCGTGGCCTCCCTCGACCCCATCAAGGAGTGGCTCAA CTCTTGTGATCTGAAGTACACGGAGGGGGTGCAGTCCCTCAACTGGACCAAAATCATGAAGACGATTGTGGATGACCCTGAGGGCTTCTTCGAGCAGGGGGGTTGGTCATTCCTGGAGCCCGAAGGAGAG GGCAGTGATGCCGAGGTTGGGGAGTCAGAGTCGGAGATTGAGGATGAGACATTTAACCCCTCGGAGGATGagtatgaggaggaggaagaggacagtGATGAAGATTACTCCTCTGAGGCTGAGGAATCAG ATTACTCCAAGGAATCCATGGGCAGCGAGGAGGAGAGTGGGAAGGACTGGGACGAGCTGGAAGAGGAGGCCAGGAAAG CGGACCGGGAGAGCCGGtacgaggaagaggaggagcaaagcCGCAGCCTCAGCAGGAAGAGGAAGGGCCCAGCCCACAGTTCCAGCCGCCGCAGTTCCCACAGCCGCAGCCCAGGCCGCAGCTCGGGGCCCCCCAAGAAGAAGAGGAAGTAG